From a single Papaver somniferum cultivar HN1 unplaced genomic scaffold, ASM357369v1 unplaced-scaffold_19, whole genome shotgun sequence genomic region:
- the LOC113338885 gene encoding histone H2B.3-like codes for MAPKAEKKPAEKKPAEKKPAEKAPAEKAPAEKKPRAEKKLPAKDASSTDKKKKRSKKSIETYKIYIFKVLKQVHPDIGISSKAMGIMNSFINDIFEKLAAESSRLARYNKKPTITSREIQTAVRLVLPGELAKHAVSEGTKAVTKFTSS; via the coding sequence ATGGCACCGAAAGCAGAGAAGAAGCCGGCCGAGAAGAAACCAGCAGAGAAGAAGCCAGCCGAGAAAGCACCAGCTGAAAAAGCACCAGCAGAGAAGAAACCCAGAGCTGAGAAGAAACTCCCAGCCAAAGATGCTTCATCaacagataagaagaagaagagatctaaGAAATCAATTGAAACCTACAAGATCTACATCTTCAAAGTTCTGAAACAAGTTCATCCTGATATCGGTATTTCAAGCAAAGCTATGGGTATTATGAACAGTTTCATCAACGATATCTTTGAGAAGCTTGCTGCTGAATCATCCAGATTGGCGAGGTACAACAAGAAGCCGACTATCACTTCAAGGGAGATTCAGACTGCTGTTCGTCTTGTTCTTCCAGGAGAGTTGGCTAAGCATGCAGTTTCTGAGGGTACCAAAGCTGTTACCAAGTTTACAAGTTCTTAG